GATGCGGTCCAAGTGCTAGCGAGAGAGCTTGTGCGTTTCCCAGCAAATATCAATGACATGATAAGCCCGACTACCTCTGCTACCGTTGTAGGGTTGCCATCTTCGTACTCGGAGTCGATTAGTTTTTGTAGTGTGTCTTCCTCAACTCTACCATAGCTCTTACGGGACTCGACCACGTCAGAGAGTATTTGTGTTAGCCTGATCCGCGCCCTATCGCGCTGCCGGTTTACTGGAGTAGGGAGATATGGGAACAAGAAGCTCATCAAGGTCATACTGCTTTCGATCTCGTGAAAAAGTGTATGGACCTCATCAAACATGTTCTCCCGAACCTCTTTTCCGAGTAGACACCGGCTCGAGATCAACATGAGTAACTGCTCGAACTCAAACTTTAAATCAAATATGCCCTCTTCTCCCCATTTCGCAAAATATCCCTGCATATACGATCAATCTCGCCGTAAGCTTTGTGCAATTATTTCGATAATAGTAATATATTAATATGAATATGGTACCAATTACACCTGACCTCTACGCCAACGTGATATTAAGAGTTAGTTAGAACTCGAGGATGCATAAAGCCAAACTATGATAATTGATTTAGTTTACAACAGACTGGTAAAAAACGCATATACCTCCACTTCTTGAAGCATGGGATGGACATGGCTCCTCAGCCCTGATGCCTTCAGTGCTTCAGTGTGGAAGCGCATCCGCTCAATTCGTGTGGCTTTATCTCTGTCATAACCAACTGCTTTGCCAAACATGGGCACTGTGAACTCGAGCAGATTGCCGTGGCTAATAtctgactccaaaccttggaagaaATGCACCGTCACCTCTGGCCCGATCAATAGTGTTACCTTGAGTCTAAATGAACTTACTGTGAAGACACTGCCATACTTGACATACAGATCATTAACCATAGAAGGTAGGCCCTCCTTCAGGAGggtaggtaatagtctcaggagagCAACTCCATTCACCACTGGTGGAAGTTGTTGGCTTGTACACTGTGGATCAATGCAACTCATTCTTCTTGCTCTTGAGATCTTTTGGGTGGCTAATAACGTGAGGAAAAGGACCACAATGGCCCACCACACGGCGGTGCTACTTGTTAAGTCCATATGATGATATTTGGCCTGCGATTATATTAGTATGAGTTAGAGAAGACATCTATCAATATGGTGGATTGACTTCTCTTTTGAAGTCTATTAATTCCTTGCAGCAAAGCCTGGTTCAATTTTTGGTTGTCTAGGATGTATTCCAGACAACATGGTAGATGTACTTACTTGAAATTTTCTATAATACCGAATATATATCATGTAAAAATATACTCAATATGAGTCATTGCTTTGGTATTGTAAATGTTGACAATTTTTTCTAGACTTGGTCAAAGTTTTCGAAGTTTGATTTTGAAAAAACTCAAATGGATGTATGTACATATGTACCTACCGAAACAGCTAGCTTTTTTTTAGTAAAAGGAGAAGTCCATATTTTAACCTCGAATTGTCATGAATGTCTAAGAAACAACTCCGAACTTTAAAACCGTCTATATTATAACATTGTACTCTAGAAACCGGAAAAATTTCAACCCTGCCTCCCCTCAAACCGGTTTCTTGTCAGTACGAATCTTTTTGATTGAGTTGACCGCCTTGTCAACTGCCACGTCAGAAAAATGTGCTGAGAGGGTATTTCTACCATATTTTCAAATCTGTTTGCCACAAAGTGTGAAGCTTTCTTAGATTAGCCATCATGCTAGCGTTGATTTTACAGAATTGTTTCAATTTTTTGTGGACACTTTAATtttttggtcaaaatttgacaAACAAATGGGCTGAAAACGTATTCTACTGTATTTTCAAATATGGNNNNNNNNNNTGTCAATAAAGTATGAAACTTTCCTGGATTGGTCAAAAACGTATTCTACTGGACACATTACAAAAGATCAAACAAAAACAAAGCAACGATAGGCCAAGATAAAAGATAATATTACATCAAAGTCCTCTGTACTCATTGACTCTGGATCCATCCCTTGCATCTCTACTTTTCTCTATACATCTAGTGAAGAAACTGCAGAAGACCAAACATGCACAAGTTGTACTAACCTCACAGGTTTGAAAGAACAACTTGTATCAGCCGCAACCCCCAACAAATGAGTACCTAAGATCACTGTACACACTATGGCTGGCAGCGCACCCCTTGCAAGAGATGTTGCCGAAATGCTTCTTTGTCGTTGTACTACCGGGAAAGAAGgttggaagaagaaaaaaaatcaacataTCAAAGAGAACGGAGTTGTCGATCCATAGGACCAAAACACCATTTGTTGCCCAGCATAGGTCACATCCACGAGAGCCACACCAGAGGGAGGATAGAACCATGTGACTTTTATTCTGTATATGACTCCACCTCCACAGTTGAGACTTTGCCGTTAAGGACACAAGAATCAAACATGGATGAAAAGCAAACTGGACTCCGAGCGTTGATCCGTAGTTTTCCTCACCCCCGGAAGCCGAATAAGCTGCGGGAGGAGAGGGGAACCAGCGGAAACCACGAACCAGGTCGACGGCGCCTAGGGATTTTCTTCTCTCTCACAGAGAAGGGGGGACAAAACTCTTGAGCAACGAATAGCTTAGCTAGGAAACATTTATAGCACGTACTCGTATTAGATAGCACAATCGGGTTCCAGTTTCATTTGAGTTGAACTACGCAGATCGCTAACTTGCTGAGCAAGTGCAGAAACTTGAGTAATCTAGCACAAAGAGAGATGGATAGAGAGAGCGTACCTAAATCAGAAGCACAAAAGGGTGTGTTTCAATTCCTTAGCTCCATGACCAACGATAGAGACAGTGTACACACTTACAATGAGGTGGCTGAGCATTGACGGGCAGCAGGAGTACAAAAAATAAATGCTCATGCCTTATGCGTGGCCAATAGATCAAATCATGGAAGGTTGGATTTAGGCTCTGCTCAAATAATGGATGTAGTACAAAGTCAAACAAAGGTGTGGCGTGTACACATGGTGACTAATTAAGAGGGTGCGATAACAAAGGGTGACTGCATAATTAAGACAGCTATACAAAATCATGAACATATCCAATAAAATCAtgaagtcaatgcttggatgaNNNNNNNNNNNNNNNNNNNNNNNNNNNNNNNNNNNNNNNNNNNNNNNNNNNNNNNNNNNNNNNNNNNNNNNNNNNNNNNNNNNNNNNNNNNNNNNNNNNNNNNNNNNNNNNNNNNNNNNNNNNNNNNNNNNNNNNNNNNNNNNNNNNNNNNNNNNNNNNNNNNNNNNNNNNNNNNNNNNNNNNNNNNNNNCAGTGCATCAGGACGAtccatgcagccactttattaattattcacaaagatcttacaaagtaatacatttAGTAAGTCTAAAGCCACCATCTCAGCAACATATGTTGCTACTCCTATCCACATGATGAACAGGTGCCAAAAATCCGACCCGAATACCAAATAGACATCGCactaaagcctaacatctaaagccggatgctCCAACCAAGCCACAATGCCGGGTCTGGGGAACACACCGGTCCGATGCACACTGTCTTCCACCTATCCATCTTCAGAACAGGAATTGAAGCATCAACCATACTAggcctgccatcgacgccaccacgacgcaaaGACAACGCCGTCCTCCTGCGCGAGACCGTTGACGAAGCCATGGacatagggtagggtcataggcctgacctagacgccccacccaaggtcactaccctagaatcaaGGACATTCAAAGTATAACAAGCGATATCGACTGAAGTAACCTCGGAGTACAATCCACTCCACCACTTACCTCACTTGGATACCCCAATTCCATTTGACCAAGACAAAGTCACTCGactatacaagaaaccactcggagtgcagaagacctagagtcaatcaggatggcaacggtcaggcgttcactccgtagttttaaagatcattaatagctcTTTATAACTAGCGTTACTAGAaacgccctgtcttaatgtacgTTGAACCCTGTAATGGGGGATGGccggggtcctggtgcactctatatgaGCCACTCccttcctctggcacaagggttcgcaccccctataacacacacacccatattccagtcgaccgcctcagggcaccgagacgtagggcttttacctcctccgagaggggcctgaactcgtaaactcgtgtgtacaacctcgtcgtagctagggccttgcctcctcatacgtaccccctactcttactgccAAAATTagtaccacgacatttggcgcccaccttggggcaaagcgtcttggcaacttccggtgaggttgcattttttccgatctccatcaacatggtttccggcgaTGGTGGTTGTGGGCCGCGAGTTACGACTCGGTGAGCTcactttcgtcgccgacgactccgcctggcttcaagaagcccccctcgatgtcgaggctctTCCGATTCGCGGGGCATCTCACTTCTGCACGAGTGCCTGTGGCGTCCTTCCGCGGCAGCCATCGACCCCGTATCAGTCGGCTCCCGCATTGTCCGCTCACCACGCTAGACGCCGCCACAAGCGATCTAGTCggtcgcggctccagcggtgggtgaagcatgcggtggcccgccagtcggccacccctcaagtcgcggagatcgagcccgacgaatttcTCTACGGACCATTCGACTGGCTCCATGGATACTCTTTCTGAGCATAGGAGCAGCGATCCCGCGGCGGAAGTTCTCATGGTCAACTCACGTCACAGCCCACCTGGGTTTCGTCGCAACGGTGATggcggtgatggtgatggcccGTCATATGATCATGATGAGTATGAGCCCCAACCTCTCAATCCACAGTAGAGAGAAGAGTTGCACCGCCGCAACATGGAGGCGCTCCAGACCCCTATCTTGGGGGAGACTtatgaggctcgggccttggaggctgcgcgCCTGGCCACTTTGTTGAGCGCACGcgtctggagaacctccagcattCTCTTGATGAACGCGCTCGTCGActgatccccgagtccagtcgacgacaacaaCAATTGTTTCCACTTGAACCCcaggtataccgtactccgattcagaatcatATAGCTGCTGCACATATAGGAGAATCTATTCAGCCATTCCGTTCGGAgggtggaagaggcttgatgcagatccgagcgctgctccgggcagcaggagagcaaaacTCAGCCATTTCTCAGTTACGCAACAGGATCCACAGCAGGTCAGTAAGGGCAAACACAGTTCAGTCGGCGTAGTCCTGGATCGCCTTTGCGACATGAAGATCATGATCACCGTCGAGATTATGCCCGTGacaaccactgatacgtctccaacgtatctataatttttgattgtaccatgctattatattacccgtttggatgtttatgggctttgctttacacttttatatcatttttgggactaacctcctaaccggaggcccaactcgaattgctgttttttttgcctatttcagtgtttcgaagaaaaggaatatcaaatggagtccaaacggaatgaaaccttcgggagcgatctttttggaacaaacgtgatccagaggacttggagtggaagtcaagaaacaagtgaggcagccacgagggtgcccggcgcgccccctacaggtgggtgcgccccccaccctcgtggtcccctcgagtgtccaccgacctacttcttcctcctacatatacccatgtacatcgaaaacatcagaagcgaccacgaaaaactatttccaccgccgtaaccttctatatccgcgagatccctgttggaaatatgccctagaggcaataatagaatgattattattatattttcttattcatgataattgtctattgttcatgctataattgtattaaccggaaaccgtgatacatgtgtgaatacatagaccacaacatgtccctagtgagcctctagttgactagctcgttgatcaacagatggtcatggtttcctgactatggacattggatgtcattgataacgagatcacatcattaggagaatgatgtgatggacaagacccaatactaagcatagcacaagatcgtgtagttcgtctgctaaagcttttctaatgtcaagtatcatttccttagaccatgagattgtgtaactcctggataccgtaagagtgctttgggtgtaccaaacgtcacaacgtaactgggtgactataaaggtgcattgcaggtatctccgaaagtgtctgttgggttggcacgaatcgagactggaatttgtcactccgtatgacggagaggtatctctgggcccacttggtaatgcatcatcataatgagctcaatgtgactaagtggttagtcacgggatcatgcattatggaacaagtaaagtgacttgctggtaacgagattgaacgaggtattgggatatcaacgatcgaatcttgggcaagtaacgtaccgattgacaaagggaattgtatacgggattacttgaatcctcgacattgtggttcatcggatgagatcatcgtggaacatgtgggagccaacatgggtatccagatccgctgttggttattggccagagagttgtctcggtcacgtctgcgtgattcccgaacccgtagggtctacacacttaaggttcgatgacactagggttataaggaagatttgtgtgtgattaccgaatgttgttcggagtcccggatgagatcccggacatcacgaggagttccggaatggtccggaggtgaagatttatatatgggaagtcatcatacagtcACCGGAAGTTTTcgagggtataccggtattgtaccgggaccaccggaggggttacaGGGCTCCaccaggagggtccacctgccccggagggccttatgggctgtgggTGGAAGTCAACCAGCCCCAagagggctgggcgccacccctccttagggcccatgcgcctagggttggggggggggaaccctaaggggggcgcctccccttgcTTGGGCGGCaagccccctctccccttggctgccgcccccctttagatcccatctagaggggccgccccccATTCCCCCTTCTCTATTAAtaaaggggcgaggggagggctgcagcaccacatccaaggcgcagcccctgccctccccaacacctctcctcctccgcgcgagcttggcgaagccctgccggagaactgccactccatcaccaccacaccgtcatgctgctgttggagccttcttcctcaacctctccctcctccttgctggatcaaggcgcgggagacatcaccggggtgcacatgtgttgaacgcggaggtgccgttgttcggcgctaagatcggaatccactgcgatctgaatcgcttcgagtatgactccttcatccgcgttcttgtaacgcttccatctcgcgatcttcaagggtatgaagatgcactcccctctctctcgttgatagttactccatagattgatcttggtgatgcatagaatttttttaatttctgcaacgatccccaacagtggcatcatgagctaggtctatgcgtagtttctatgcacgagtagaacacaagtttgttgtgggcgtcgattttgtcaatttacttgccactactagtcttatcttgtttccgcggcatcgtgggatgaagcggcccggaccgaccttacacgtacgcttacgtgagacaggtttcaccgactgacatgcactagttgcataaggtggctagcgggtgtctgtctctcccactttagtcggatcggattcgatgaaaagggtccttatgaagggtaaatagcaattggcatatcacgttgtggttttggcgtaggtaagaaacgttcttgctagaaacctatagcaaccacgtaaaaacttgcaacaacaattagaggacgtctaacttgtttttgcagcatatgccgtgtgatgtgatatgccaaaaaggatgtgatgactgAAATATATGTGATGGATGAGAattatcatattcttgtaataggaatcatgacttgcatgtcgatgagtatgacaaccgacaggagccataggagttgtctttatttattgtatgacctgcgtgtcactgaataacgccatgtaattactttacttcattgctaaaccgttagcatagtagtagaagtaatagttggcgatacaacttcatggagacacgatgatggagatcatggtgtcatgctggtgacgatgatgatcatggcgccccgaagatggagatcaaaaggagcaaaatgatattagccatatcatgtcactatttgattgcatgtgatgtttatcatgttggatcttatttgcttagaacgacgttagtaaataagatgacccctcataataattttaagaaagtgtttcccctaactgtgcgccgttgcgaaagttcgttgtttcgaagcactacgtgatgatcgggtgtgatagattctaacgttcactacaacgggtgtaagccagatttacacatgcaaaacacttaggttgacttgatgagcctagcatgtacagacatggcctcggaacacaagagaccgaaaggtcgaacatgagtcgtatagaagatacgatcaacatgaagatgttcaccgatgatgactagtccgtctcatgtgatgatcggacacggcctagttgactcggatcatgtatcacttagatgactagagggatgtctatctgagtgggagttcattaaataatttgattagatgaacttaattatcatgaacttagtctaaaacttttgcaaaatttcttgtagatcaaatggcccacgctcatgtcaacctcaacttcaacgcgttcctagagaaaaccaagctgaaagacgatggtagcaattatatggactgggtccggaacttgaggatcatcctcatagctgccaagaaagcatatgtccttgaagcatcgctaggtgaagcacccgtcctagcgaatcaagacgttatgaacgcctggcagtcgcgtgttgatgattactccctggttcagtgcggcatgctttacagcttagaaccggggctccaaaaacgttttgagcagcacggagcatatgagatgttccaagagctaaaaatggttttccaagctcatgcccaggtcgagagatatgaagtctccaacaagttctacagttgtaagatggaggagaatagttctgtcagcgagcacatactcaaaatgtctgggttgcccaaccgcttgtctcagctggacattaacctcccggatgaggcggtcattgacagaatccttcagtcgttcccacctagctacaagagctttgtgatgaactacaatatgcaggggatggtgaaaaccattcctgaggtattttcaatgctgaaatcagcggaggtggagatcaaaaaggaacatcaagtgttgatggtcaataaaaccactagtttcaagaaaggcaagggtaagaaaaacttcaagaaggacggcaagggagttgccgcgcccagtaagccagctgccgggaagaagccaaagcacggaccctaacctaagactgagtgcttttattgcaagggaaacggtcactggaagcggaactgccccaagtacttagcggataagaaggccggcaacaccaaaggtatatgtgatatacatgttattgatgtgtaccttaccagtactcgtagtagctcctgggtatttgataccggtgcggttgctcatatttgtaactcaaaccaggagctacggaataagcggagactggcgaaggacgaggtgacgatgcgcgtcgggaatggttccaaggtcgatgtgatcgccgtcggcacgctacctctatatttacctatgggattagttttaaacctcaataattgttatttagtgccagctttgagcatgcacattgtatctggatctcgtttaatacgagatggctactcatttaaatccgagaataatggttgttctatttatatgagagatatgttttatggtcatgccccgctggtcaatggtttattcttaatgaatctcgaatgtgatgttacacatattcatagtgtgaataccaacagATGTAAGATtgctaatgatagtcccacatacctgtggcactgctgccttggtcacattggtgtctgataacccacaagtataggggatcgcaacaactttcgagggtagatattcaatccaaatttgttgattcgacacaaggggagccaaagaatattattgagtattagcagttgagttgtcaattcaaccacacctggataacttagtatcagtagcaaagtatttagtagcaaagtaatatgatagtaatggtaacagtagcaacagtaaagataatttttttgggtttttgtagtagttgtaacagtagcaacggaaaagtaaataagcgaagaacaatatatgaaaagctcgtaggcaatggatcaatgatggataattatgccggatgcgattcctcatgcaatagttataacatagggtgatatagaactagatccaattcatcaatacaatgtaggcatgtattccgtaaatagtcatacgtgcttatagaaaagaacttgcatgacatcttttgtcctaccctcccgtggcagtggggtcctagtggaaactaagggatattaaggcctcctttcaatagagaaccggaccaaagcattaacacatagtgaatacatgaactcctcaaactacggtcatcaccgagaagtatcctgattattgtcacttcggggttgtcggatcataacacataatagttgactatatacttgcaagataggatcaagaacacacatatattcatgaaaacataataggttcagatctgaaatcatggcactcgggccctagtgacaagcattaagcatagcaaagtcatagcaacatcaatctcagaacatagtggatactagggatcaaaccctaacaaaactaatttgattacatggtaaatctcatccaacccatcaccgtccagcaagcctacgatggaattactcacgcacgacggtgagcatcatgaaattgatgatggcgataacgacgaatccccctctccggagcctcgaacggactccagatcagccctcccgagagagattagggcttggcggcagctccgtgtcgtgaaacgcgatgaaactctctccctgatttttttctccgtgagacggtatatatggagttggagttgaggtcggaggaggtccggggggcccacgagataggagggcgcgccctagggggggggggagggcaccccctgtctcgtggacaggccttgggccccctagccctgattcttttgccaaaaattcttattaattctgaaaagtccctccgtggatttgcaggtcattccgataacttttcttttctacacataaaacaacatcatggtagttctgctgaaaacagcgtcagtccgggttagtttcattcaaatcatgcaagttagagtccaaaacaagggcaaaagtttttggaaaagtagatacgttggagacgtatcaactcccccaagcttaaacctttgcttgtcctcaagcaattcagttgataaactgaaagtgaaaaagaaaaacttttacaaactctgtttgctcttgttgttgtaaacatgaaaagccagcattcaagtttcagcaaatattacgaactaaccatactcacaataacgcataggtctcataattactcatatcaataaaataatcagctagcaagtcataataataaaactcagatgacaacactttctcaaaataatcataacatgatataacaaaatggtatctcgctagccctttctgagaccgcaaaacataaatgcagagcacctttaaagatcaaggactgactaaacattgtaattcatggtaaaagagatccagtcaagtcatacccaatataaaccaataataatgaatgcaaatgacagtgtgctctccagctggtgcttttaataagaaggatgatgactcaacataaaaggaaatagataagcccttcgcagagggaagcagggatttctagaggtgccagagctcgattttaaaatagagattgaataacatttt
Above is a window of Triticum dicoccoides isolate Atlit2015 ecotype Zavitan chromosome 5B, WEW_v2.0, whole genome shotgun sequence DNA encoding:
- the LOC119305841 gene encoding obtusifoliol 14-alpha demethylase-like, producing MQGYFAKWGEEGIFDLKFEFEQLLMLISSRCLLGKEVRENMFDEVHTLFHEIESSMTLMSFLFPYLPTPVNRQRDRARIRLTQILSDVVESRKSYGRVEEDTLQKLIDSEYEDGNPTTVAEVVGLIMSLIFAGKRTSSLASTWTASCLLSHPVFLRAAIEEQQRVTKKYKGGLDYNAFLEMDTLHCCIKEALRMHPPAAMLVRRTHKPFKVQTKQGKQYEIPQDHRGNSYNSQQ
- the LOC119306978 gene encoding obtusifoliol 14-alpha demethylase-like — encoded protein: MDLTSSTAVWWAIVVLFLTLLATQKISRARRMSCIDPQCTSQQLPPVVNGVALLRLLPTLLKEGLPSMVNDLYVKYGSVFTVSSFRLKVTLLIGPEVTVHFFQGLESDISHGNLLEFTVPMFGKAVGYDRDKATRIERMRFHTEALKASGLRSHVHPMLQEVEVYAFFTSLL